From Eleftheria terrae, the proteins below share one genomic window:
- the parC gene encoding DNA topoisomerase IV subunit A, which yields MTQDTIDLFSGTTGGNAGDELTLAHYAERAYLEYALSVVKGRALPDVTDGQKPVQRRILYSMARMGLAFTGAGGAKPVKSARVVGDVLGRFHPHGDQAAYDALVRMAQDFSQRYPLIDGQGNFGSRDGDGAAAMRYTEARLAPIARLLLDEIDEGTVEFMPNYDGSTQEPRQLPARLPFVLLNGASGIAVGLATEVPSHNLREVAAAAVALIKNEKLTDDELFTLLPGPDYPGGGQIISSAADIRDAYASGRGSLKVRARWKIEDLARGQWQLVVTELPHGTSTQKVLEEIEELTNPKVKAGKKALSAEQQQLKANILSVLDVVRDESSKDAAVRLVFEPKTSKIDQQELIRFLLAHTSLESSAPVNLTMVGADGRPTQKSLRQVLVEWIGFRLATVQRRTRHRLDKVLDRIHVLEGRQLVLLNIDEVIRIIRHSDDPKAALIERFKLSERQADDILEIRLRQLARLEALKIEQELKDLRVEQAKLEDILGNPASLKRTVVKEIEADAKTFGDERRTLIQEDKRAVAEVKVIDEPVTVVVSQKGWVRSRQGHGHDAASFAFKAGDGLYGTFECRTVDTLLVFGSNGRVYTVPVSGLPGARGDGQPVTTMIELESGSQPAHYYAGPADTTLLLASTAGYGLMAKLGDMMSRQKGGKGFLTLDEGARLLPPAPVGSSTRVACLALSGRLLVFGIDELKLQPKGGRGLTLMEVDAKDPLVSVAACGTSLRVLGTGRGGKPKDEELKGAALSGYASKRARKGKPADLGMKPQRVLAGG from the coding sequence ATGACGCAAGACACGATCGACCTTTTCAGCGGCACCACCGGCGGCAACGCCGGCGACGAGCTGACCCTGGCCCACTATGCCGAGCGGGCCTACCTGGAGTACGCGCTGTCGGTGGTCAAGGGCCGCGCGCTGCCGGACGTCACCGACGGGCAGAAGCCGGTGCAGCGGCGCATCCTTTATTCGATGGCGCGCATGGGGCTGGCCTTCACCGGCGCGGGCGGCGCCAAGCCGGTGAAGAGCGCGCGGGTGGTCGGCGACGTGCTGGGCCGCTTCCACCCGCACGGCGACCAGGCCGCCTATGACGCGTTGGTGCGCATGGCGCAGGACTTCTCGCAGCGCTACCCGCTGATCGACGGCCAGGGCAACTTCGGCTCGCGCGACGGCGACGGCGCGGCGGCCATGCGCTACACCGAGGCGCGGCTGGCGCCGATCGCCCGGCTGCTGCTGGACGAGATCGACGAGGGCACGGTCGAGTTCATGCCCAACTACGATGGCTCGACGCAGGAGCCCCGGCAGCTGCCGGCGCGCCTGCCTTTCGTGCTGCTCAACGGCGCCAGCGGCATCGCAGTGGGCCTGGCGACCGAGGTGCCCTCGCACAACCTGCGCGAGGTGGCCGCCGCGGCGGTGGCCCTGATCAAGAACGAGAAGCTCACCGACGACGAGCTGTTTACCCTGCTGCCCGGGCCCGACTACCCTGGCGGTGGCCAGATCATCAGCAGCGCCGCCGACATCCGGGACGCCTATGCCAGCGGCCGTGGCAGCCTGAAGGTGCGGGCGCGCTGGAAGATCGAGGACCTGGCCCGTGGCCAGTGGCAGCTGGTGGTGACCGAGTTGCCGCACGGCACCAGCACACAGAAGGTGCTGGAGGAGATCGAGGAGCTGACCAACCCGAAGGTCAAGGCCGGCAAGAAGGCCCTGTCCGCCGAGCAGCAGCAGCTCAAGGCCAACATCCTCAGCGTGCTGGACGTGGTGCGCGACGAGTCGAGCAAGGACGCCGCGGTGCGCCTGGTGTTCGAGCCCAAGACCAGCAAGATCGACCAGCAGGAGCTGATCCGCTTCCTGCTGGCGCACACCAGCCTGGAAAGCTCCGCGCCGGTCAACCTGACCATGGTGGGCGCCGATGGCCGGCCGACGCAGAAGTCGCTGCGACAGGTGCTGGTCGAATGGATCGGCTTCCGCCTGGCCACCGTGCAGCGGCGCACGCGCCACCGGCTGGACAAGGTGCTCGACCGCATCCACGTGCTCGAAGGCCGGCAGCTGGTGCTGCTGAACATCGACGAGGTGATCCGCATCATCCGTCATTCGGACGACCCGAAGGCGGCGCTGATCGAGCGCTTCAAGCTCAGCGAGCGGCAGGCGGACGACATCCTCGAGATCCGGCTGCGCCAGCTGGCGCGGCTGGAAGCGCTGAAGATCGAGCAGGAGCTCAAGGACCTGCGTGTCGAGCAGGCCAAGCTGGAGGACATCCTCGGCAACCCTGCCAGCCTGAAGCGCACGGTGGTCAAGGAGATCGAGGCCGATGCCAAGACCTTCGGCGACGAGCGCCGCACGCTGATCCAGGAGGACAAGCGCGCGGTGGCCGAGGTGAAGGTCATCGACGAGCCGGTGACGGTGGTGGTGAGCCAGAAGGGTTGGGTGCGTTCGCGCCAGGGCCATGGGCACGACGCGGCGAGCTTTGCCTTCAAGGCGGGCGACGGGCTCTACGGCACCTTCGAATGCCGCACGGTGGACACGCTGCTGGTGTTCGGCAGCAACGGCCGGGTCTACACCGTGCCGGTCAGCGGCCTGCCGGGCGCGCGCGGCGACGGCCAGCCGGTGACGACGATGATCGAGCTGGAGTCGGGCTCGCAGCCGGCGCACTACTATGCCGGCCCCGCCGACACCACCTTGCTGCTGGCCAGCACCGCGGGCTACGGCCTGATGGCCAAGCTGGGCGACATGATGTCGCGCCAGAAGGGCGGCAAGGGTTTCCTCACGCTGGACGAGGGTGCCCGGCTGTTGCCGCCGGCGCCGGTCGGCAGCAGCACACGGGTGGCCTGCCTGGCGCTGAGCGGGCGGCTGCTGGTGTTCGGCATCGACGAGTTGAAGCTGCAGCCCAAGGGCGGGCGCGGCCTCACGCTGATGGAAGTCGATGCCAAGGACCCGCTGGTGTCGGTCGCCGCCTGCGGCACCAGCCTGCGGGTGCTGGGCACCGGCCGTGGCGGCAAACCGAAGGACGAGGAGCTCAAGGGTGCGGCGCTGTCTGGCTACGCCAGCAAGCGGGCGCGCAAGGGCAAGCCGGCCGACCTGGGCATGAAACCGCAGCGCGTGCTCGCCGGCGGCTAG
- a CDS encoding ABC transporter permease, producing MLLGWRRDPAWTALTGLALGVMLLFLVWPLLGMLGQSLVASDGSTGWGAYLRFFSEAQYRTVLLNTLVLGAAVTLGAVLLGGGLAFAVARCSFPLAGWVAALPLLTLVIPDVVVAAAWVLVLGKQGLVNEWLARWGWQLPSLYTWWGLVFVMTLDHYVYAFVAVLVGLKSMDRGLEEAALSLGSPPGRVMRTVTVRLLMPSVFAAVLVVFTHVIGSFGIPAILGPRIPVLAVKAYNEFVSEMGGDPQMPAATASVLVLLGSVLLLLQKLVVERRQYQMESGRPPLPVPLSGWRAALATGGVLALVLLSALPTVVVLLTAFTPSAGPILHYGEFTLRHFESALMRAPEPLYNSLFLAAVATAAGVLFSVVTAYLVVKRRSVFTAGLDLLVMLPLTVAGTVLGIALAQAFSSGWLVLAGTWPIMALAYFLRRVPSSVRAAAGPLHNVKDHLEDASMSLGVGPLRTFFQVVVPVIGPSVAAAAVLMWITSLSELSATVVLYFGGMSTMPIEIFQQVDSGRLALASAYSVLLLVAIFIPLVLARWVFRLRLTSLQ from the coding sequence ATGCTGCTCGGCTGGCGCCGCGACCCGGCCTGGACCGCCCTCACCGGATTGGCCCTCGGCGTGATGCTGTTGTTCCTCGTCTGGCCCTTGCTCGGGATGCTGGGGCAATCGCTCGTGGCCTCCGACGGGAGCACCGGCTGGGGCGCCTACCTGCGCTTCTTCTCCGAAGCCCAGTACCGCACGGTGCTGCTGAACACCCTGGTGCTTGGCGCTGCCGTGACGCTCGGCGCCGTACTGCTGGGCGGCGGCCTGGCTTTCGCGGTGGCTCGCTGCAGCTTCCCGCTGGCTGGATGGGTGGCGGCCTTGCCGCTGCTGACCCTGGTCATCCCGGACGTGGTGGTGGCCGCCGCCTGGGTGCTGGTGCTGGGCAAGCAGGGCCTGGTCAACGAATGGCTGGCGCGCTGGGGCTGGCAGCTGCCCTCGCTCTATACCTGGTGGGGCCTCGTTTTCGTCATGACGTTGGACCACTACGTCTACGCCTTCGTCGCCGTGCTGGTGGGCCTGAAGTCGATGGACCGCGGCCTGGAAGAAGCGGCCCTGAGCCTGGGCAGCCCGCCGGGGCGCGTCATGCGCACGGTCACCGTGCGGCTGCTGATGCCCTCGGTCTTCGCCGCCGTGCTGGTGGTCTTCACGCACGTCATCGGCAGTTTCGGCATACCGGCGATCCTGGGCCCGCGCATTCCCGTGCTTGCCGTGAAGGCGTACAACGAATTCGTCAGCGAGATGGGCGGCGATCCGCAGATGCCGGCCGCCACGGCGTCGGTGCTGGTCCTGCTCGGCAGTGTGCTGTTGCTCCTGCAGAAGCTCGTCGTGGAACGTCGCCAGTACCAGATGGAATCGGGGCGGCCACCGCTGCCGGTGCCCTTGAGCGGCTGGCGTGCCGCGCTAGCGACCGGCGGCGTGCTCGCTTTGGTGCTGCTGTCCGCGCTGCCGACGGTGGTCGTGCTGCTGACCGCCTTCACGCCGTCGGCCGGGCCGATCCTGCACTACGGCGAGTTCACGCTCCGGCACTTCGAATCGGCGCTGATGCGCGCGCCCGAGCCGCTCTACAACTCGCTGTTCCTGGCCGCGGTGGCGACGGCCGCCGGCGTGCTGTTCTCGGTCGTCACGGCCTACCTGGTGGTCAAGCGGCGCTCCGTCTTCACCGCCGGGCTCGACTTGCTGGTGATGCTGCCGCTGACGGTCGCCGGCACGGTACTCGGCATCGCGTTGGCGCAGGCCTTCAGTTCGGGATGGCTGGTACTGGCGGGCACTTGGCCCATCATGGCGCTGGCCTACTTCCTGCGCCGCGTGCCGAGCAGCGTGCGGGCTGCCGCGGGCCCGCTGCACAACGTCAAGGACCACCTCGAAGACGCCTCCATGAGCCTCGGCGTGGGTCCCTTGCGCACCTTCTTCCAGGTGGTGGTGCCGGTCATCGGCCCTTCTGTGGCGGCGGCCGCGGTGCTGATGTGGATCACCAGCCTGTCCGAGCTGTCCGCCACCGTGGTGCTGTATTTCGGCGGCATGAGCACCATGCCGATCGAGATCTTCCAGCAAGTGGACAGCGGCCGCCTGGCATTGGCCAGCGCCTACAGCGTGCTGCTGCTGGTGGCCATCTTCATTCCCCTGGTGCTGGCCCGGTGGGTCTTCCGCCTGCGACTAACATCGCTGCAGTGA
- the aepX gene encoding phosphoenolpyruvate mutase yields MEKPRGVTADRRRALLRQRLSQKKCLRVLEAHSPISALLAESLDVPDARTGESVQYDALWSSSLTDSTERGKPDIEALDISNRLFNVNDIFEVATLPLIMDGDTGGKPEHFALNVRSLERVGVSAVIIEDKTGLKKNSLFGNTVLQQQENIGEFCAKIAAGKAAQISDDFMIIARVESLILEAGMEDALQRAQAYLAAGADGIMIHSRRSEPAEVVEFARRFRSEFPQVPLVCVPTSYCQTYFDELEQAGFNIVIYANHMLRAAYLAMRRAATDILKYGRTQEAEPYCLGINEILDLIPGTR; encoded by the coding sequence ATGGAAAAACCTCGTGGAGTTACCGCTGATCGGCGCAGGGCACTGCTCAGGCAGCGGCTCTCGCAGAAGAAATGCCTCAGGGTGCTGGAGGCGCACAGCCCCATATCCGCCCTGCTCGCGGAAAGCCTGGATGTGCCAGATGCCCGAACGGGTGAGTCGGTTCAATATGACGCGCTCTGGTCCAGTTCGCTGACCGATTCCACCGAGCGGGGCAAGCCCGACATCGAAGCGCTCGACATCTCCAACCGCCTTTTCAATGTCAACGACATTTTCGAGGTGGCCACGCTGCCGCTGATCATGGATGGTGACACCGGCGGCAAGCCAGAGCATTTCGCGTTGAATGTCCGCTCGCTCGAGCGGGTCGGCGTGTCGGCCGTGATCATCGAGGACAAGACCGGCCTGAAAAAGAACTCGTTGTTCGGCAACACCGTCTTGCAGCAGCAGGAAAACATCGGCGAGTTCTGCGCCAAGATCGCAGCCGGCAAGGCAGCGCAGATCAGCGACGACTTCATGATCATCGCCCGTGTCGAGAGCTTGATCCTCGAGGCCGGCATGGAAGACGCGCTGCAGCGGGCCCAGGCCTACCTGGCCGCGGGCGCCGACGGCATCATGATCCACAGCCGCCGCTCCGAGCCGGCCGAAGTGGTCGAGTTCGCCAGACGCTTCCGCAGCGAGTTCCCGCAGGTGCCCCTGGTCTGCGTGCCGACCAGCTATTGCCAGACCTATTTCGATGAGCTGGAGCAAGCCGGATTCAATATCGTGATCTATGCCAATCACATGCTGAGGGCGGCGTATCTGGCAATGCGCCGTGCTGCGACCGACATTCTGAAATATGGCAGAACGCAGGAAGCCGAGCCTTATTGCCTTGGTATCAATGAAATTCTCGACCTGATTCCCGGCACACGGTGA
- a CDS encoding ABC transporter ATP-binding protein — translation MRVTCENIRQSYAGQALFADLNLCIPAGAFFTLLGPSGCGKTTLLRMLAGFVRPDQGRILFGEQDVTSVPVHRRGVGMVFQDYALFPDRSVLENVRYGLSARQVPRAESTARATAMLRRVGLEAVAQRSPASLSGGQRQRVAMARALVIEPRLLLLDEPLSALDAKLRVELRSMVRELQAEAGITTVFVTHDQEEALALSDIVAVMDRGRIVQLGTPREVYRTPRTPFVADFVGRANLLPIIEELPADANGRRRFKTSGGVLLSGNASACSPPASFAVRSEDIVLTDARPAAEGELAGIVERAEFRGGITAYTVGTPAGTLQVDVLSQQQQRLRQPGEPVLLRLPTDAHMVERD, via the coding sequence GTGCGCGTCACCTGCGAGAACATCCGCCAAAGCTACGCCGGCCAAGCGCTGTTCGCCGACCTCAACCTCTGCATCCCGGCCGGCGCCTTCTTCACCTTGCTGGGCCCCTCGGGTTGCGGCAAGACCACCTTGCTGCGCATGCTGGCTGGCTTTGTCCGGCCCGACCAAGGGCGCATCCTGTTCGGCGAGCAGGATGTGACCTCGGTGCCGGTGCATCGGCGCGGCGTCGGCATGGTGTTCCAGGATTACGCGCTGTTCCCCGACCGCTCGGTGCTGGAGAACGTGCGCTACGGGCTCTCGGCACGCCAGGTCCCGCGAGCCGAATCGACCGCCCGTGCCACTGCGATGCTGCGCCGGGTGGGGCTCGAAGCGGTGGCGCAGCGCTCGCCGGCCAGCCTCTCCGGCGGGCAGCGGCAGCGGGTGGCGATGGCCCGGGCCCTGGTCATCGAGCCTCGGCTGCTGCTGCTCGATGAGCCGCTGTCCGCACTGGACGCCAAGCTGCGGGTGGAGCTGCGCTCCATGGTGCGTGAACTGCAGGCCGAGGCCGGCATCACAACGGTGTTCGTCACGCACGACCAGGAAGAGGCGCTTGCGCTCTCCGACATTGTGGCGGTGATGGACCGGGGCCGCATTGTCCAGCTCGGCACACCGCGCGAGGTCTACCGCACGCCGCGCACGCCCTTCGTTGCCGATTTCGTCGGCCGCGCCAACTTGCTGCCGATCATCGAGGAGCTGCCGGCCGACGCAAACGGCAGGCGCCGCTTCAAGACGTCCGGCGGCGTGCTGTTGAGCGGCAACGCCAGCGCCTGCTCCCCGCCAGCGAGCTTCGCAGTGCGCAGCGAGGACATCGTGCTGACCGACGCCCGGCCGGCGGCCGAAGGGGAACTGGCCGGCATTGTCGAGCGGGCCGAGTTCCGCGGGGGAATCACGGCCTACACCGTCGGCACCCCGGCCGGCACGCTGCAGGTGGACGTGCTCTCGCAGCAGCAGCAGCGCCTGCGGCAGCCTGGCGAGCCGGTGCTGCTGCGCCTGCCCACCGATGCCCACATGGTGGAGCGCGACTGA
- a CDS encoding extracellular solute-binding protein has translation MQIYENAYLTTRGIGIYNNWRPLTCHKNQVLIKQWLCKMAEDHSPERDMLNRAARACAALLLGGAAMIASAAEVVLYSSNNVDAIGRAVELFNKTHPDIKVSVVRAGTGALMQRMKAEAANPLGDVFWSGGLATVREFRHLLDPYQSAHAAFVPSPYREPSGLWLGTNTQVAVLMVNQRQTGTDPVPARWADLAAPQWKDRIVIPDPERSSASYAALYGLRQLLGADTLGRIARNATVVSTTSAAYEGVAKGEFAVAVTMEYAAQEYVAGGLKEIRVVYPAEGTFASPEGMALIKGGKHPAEARKLYDFLASRELQAQLAKSNYRRPLRSDIDVSQLTGLPALDRLKIVPLDEAKMAAARSEFLAQWRRLLASR, from the coding sequence ATGCAGATTTACGAGAATGCGTACTTGACGACCCGCGGAATCGGTATTTACAACAATTGGCGGCCGCTCACCTGCCACAAAAATCAGGTGTTGATAAAACAGTGGCTTTGTAAGATGGCCGAGGACCATTCACCGGAGAGGGACATGCTGAATAGAGCGGCCCGGGCCTGCGCGGCCCTTTTATTGGGCGGCGCTGCGATGATCGCGTCCGCGGCGGAGGTGGTTCTTTATTCCTCGAATAACGTCGACGCCATCGGGCGCGCGGTCGAGCTATTCAACAAGACCCATCCGGACATCAAGGTTTCGGTGGTACGCGCCGGCACCGGTGCGCTGATGCAGCGGATGAAGGCGGAGGCCGCCAATCCCCTCGGTGATGTTTTCTGGTCGGGCGGCCTCGCCACGGTGCGCGAATTCCGGCATCTGCTCGATCCATATCAATCCGCGCATGCGGCGTTCGTCCCTTCGCCCTACCGGGAGCCGAGCGGGCTCTGGCTGGGCACCAACACCCAGGTGGCCGTGTTGATGGTGAACCAGCGCCAGACCGGGACCGACCCGGTGCCGGCCCGCTGGGCCGACCTGGCCGCCCCCCAGTGGAAAGACCGCATCGTCATTCCCGACCCCGAGCGCAGCAGCGCGTCCTATGCGGCCCTCTACGGCTTGCGGCAGTTGCTCGGGGCAGACACCCTCGGCCGGATCGCGCGCAATGCGACAGTGGTCAGCACCACCTCGGCGGCCTATGAGGGCGTCGCCAAAGGCGAGTTCGCCGTGGCGGTGACCATGGAGTACGCCGCGCAGGAGTACGTTGCCGGTGGCCTGAAGGAAATCCGCGTGGTGTACCCGGCGGAAGGCACCTTCGCCTCGCCGGAAGGCATGGCCCTGATCAAGGGCGGCAAGCACCCGGCCGAAGCGCGCAAGCTCTATGACTTCCTGGCCTCGCGCGAACTGCAGGCGCAGCTGGCCAAGTCCAACTACCGCCGGCCGCTGCGCAGCGACATCGACGTCAGCCAGCTGACCGGCCTCCCGGCGCTGGACCGCCTCAAGATCGTGCCGCTGGACGAAGCGAAGATGGCCGCTGCGCGTTCGGAGTTCCTGGCGCAGTGGCGCCGCCTCCTGGCGTCGCGTTGA
- a CDS encoding GNAT family N-acetyltransferase: MIGNARIRLRPTLIDDLGYVISVETDPDNLPSITPWDRTQHEAAVRFPDFRHFIVEAGDALQPVGFVILVGCRNRHRSIELKRMVIQPKGQGLGRACLRLLKKIAFEDLGAHRFWLDVKVHNTRAKALYDGEGFVEEGRLRECVRTDEGYESLVVMSLLQAEYAARCDAGLEAAA; this comes from the coding sequence GTGATAGGCAACGCACGCATCCGGCTGCGGCCGACCCTGATCGACGACCTGGGCTACGTCATCTCGGTCGAGACCGACCCGGACAACCTGCCGTCCATCACTCCCTGGGACCGCACCCAGCACGAGGCGGCGGTGCGTTTCCCCGACTTCCGCCACTTCATCGTCGAGGCCGGCGACGCGCTGCAGCCGGTGGGCTTCGTGATCCTGGTGGGCTGCCGCAACCGGCACCGCTCCATCGAGCTCAAGCGCATGGTGATCCAGCCCAAGGGGCAGGGCCTGGGACGGGCCTGCCTGCGGCTGCTCAAGAAGATCGCCTTCGAGGACCTGGGGGCGCACCGCTTCTGGCTCGACGTGAAGGTGCACAACACCCGCGCCAAGGCCCTGTACGACGGCGAGGGTTTCGTTGAGGAAGGCCGGCTGCGCGAGTGCGTGCGCACCGACGAAGGCTACGAGTCGCTGGTGGTGATGTCCCTGCTGCAAGCCGAATATGCCGCCCGCTGCGACGCGGGCCTGGAAGCCGCGGCCTGA
- a CDS encoding phosphonopyruvate hydrolase → MHHDKHRAFRAALSSGQLFTAMAAHNPLVAKLAEEAGFGGVWASGFELSASHAVPDASILPMSSHLEMCRAMAAVLSVPLIADVDTGFGNAVSVSYIVPQFEAAGASALVMEDKSFPKDTSLREGGRQELVRIEEFQGKVEAACAARDNRDLCVIARTEALIAGRGQAEAIRRALAYEEAGADAILVHSKQKTPDEILAFVAAWPGRAPLVLVPTAYPRLTERDIAALGKVAVVIYGNHAIRAAVAAWRSVFRQIRQDGGLLGVEPGLPTVAEIVELQGDAHMRSIEQRFLR, encoded by the coding sequence ATGCATCACGACAAGCACCGCGCCTTCCGCGCGGCTCTGAGCAGCGGCCAGCTGTTCACCGCCATGGCCGCCCACAACCCCCTGGTCGCCAAGCTGGCCGAGGAAGCCGGCTTCGGTGGCGTGTGGGCCAGCGGCTTCGAACTCTCGGCCAGCCATGCCGTGCCCGACGCCAGCATCCTGCCGATGAGCAGCCACCTCGAGATGTGCCGTGCCATGGCGGCCGTGCTGTCAGTGCCCCTGATCGCGGACGTGGACACCGGCTTCGGCAATGCGGTGAGCGTCTCCTACATCGTCCCCCAGTTCGAAGCCGCCGGGGCCTCGGCCCTGGTCATGGAAGACAAGAGCTTTCCGAAGGACACCAGCCTGCGCGAAGGCGGCCGGCAGGAGCTGGTCCGCATCGAGGAGTTCCAGGGCAAGGTGGAGGCCGCCTGCGCTGCGCGCGACAACCGCGACCTGTGCGTCATCGCGAGGACCGAGGCCTTGATCGCCGGCCGCGGCCAGGCCGAGGCCATTCGCCGCGCCCTGGCCTACGAGGAGGCCGGCGCCGACGCCATCCTGGTCCATTCGAAGCAGAAGACGCCGGACGAGATCCTCGCCTTCGTCGCCGCCTGGCCGGGCCGGGCACCGCTGGTGCTGGTGCCCACCGCCTACCCCCGGCTGACCGAGCGGGACATCGCCGCATTGGGCAAGGTGGCGGTGGTGATCTATGGCAACCACGCCATCCGGGCGGCCGTCGCTGCCTGGCGCAGCGTGTTCCGCCAGATCCGCCAGGACGGCGGACTGCTGGGCGTCGAGCCCGGCCTGCCGACGGTGGCGGAGATCGTGGAGTTGCAAGGCGATGCGCACATGCGCAGCATCGAGCAGCGCTTTCTCCGATAA
- a CDS encoding DNA topoisomerase IV subunit B, with amino-acid sequence MATKPSSSKPDGSYGEASIRVLKGLEPVKQRPGMYTRTDNPLHIVQEVIDNAADEALAGHGKRIAVTVHADGSVSVHDEGRGIPFGLHPEEKVPVVEIVFTRLHAGGKFDKGSGGAYSFSGGLHGVGVSVTNALARRLEVAVWRDGQAASLAFSGGDVIEPLKKRKADSGDRKSGTSVRVWPDAKYFESAELPKNELVHLLRSKAVLMPGVTVTLTYEKSGETQTWLYKGGLRDYLMQTLTADPVIPLFEGEHHASSGETENFAEGEGAVWCVAFTEDGAPMRESYVNLIPTVAGGTHEAGLKDGMFNAVKGFIELHSLLPKGVKLMPDDVFSRASFVLSAKVLDPQFQGQTKERLNSRDALRLVSTFVKPAMELWLNQHVDYGRKLAELVIKQAQARQRAGQKVEKKKGSGVAVLPGKLTDCESRDLSLNEVFLVEGDSAGGSAKMGRNKETQAILPLRGKVLNAWEVERDRLFANNEIHDIAVAIGVDPHGVNDEPDMSGLRYGKVCILSDADVDGSHIQVLLLTLFFRHFPKLIERGHLYIAKPPLFRVDAPARGKKPAAKIYALDEGELTATLDKLRKEGCRENAWSISRFKGLGEMSAEQLWETTLNPDTRRLLQVAYGTLDFADTQASINKLMGKGEAQSRRELMELHGDAVEVDV; translated from the coding sequence ATGGCTACCAAACCCAGCAGTTCCAAACCCGACGGCTCGTATGGCGAGGCGTCCATCCGCGTCCTCAAGGGCCTGGAGCCCGTCAAGCAGCGCCCGGGCATGTACACCCGGACCGACAACCCGCTGCACATCGTCCAGGAAGTCATCGACAACGCGGCCGACGAGGCGCTGGCCGGCCACGGCAAGCGCATTGCGGTGACGGTGCATGCCGACGGCTCGGTCAGCGTGCACGACGAGGGTCGCGGCATTCCCTTCGGCCTGCATCCGGAAGAGAAGGTGCCGGTGGTGGAGATCGTCTTCACCCGGCTGCATGCCGGCGGCAAGTTCGACAAGGGCTCGGGCGGCGCCTACAGCTTCTCGGGCGGCCTGCACGGGGTGGGCGTGAGCGTGACCAACGCGCTGGCCCGGCGCCTGGAGGTGGCGGTCTGGCGCGACGGCCAGGCGGCCAGCCTTGCCTTCAGCGGCGGCGACGTGATCGAGCCGCTGAAGAAGCGCAAGGCCGACAGCGGCGACCGCAAGAGTGGCACCAGCGTGCGCGTCTGGCCGGATGCCAAGTACTTCGAGAGCGCGGAGCTGCCCAAGAACGAGCTGGTGCACCTGCTGCGCAGCAAGGCCGTGCTGATGCCGGGCGTCACGGTGACGCTCACCTACGAGAAGTCGGGCGAGACCCAGACCTGGCTGTACAAGGGCGGCCTGCGCGACTACCTGATGCAGACGCTCACCGCCGATCCGGTGATCCCGCTGTTCGAAGGCGAGCACCATGCCAGTTCGGGCGAGACCGAGAACTTCGCCGAGGGCGAGGGCGCGGTCTGGTGCGTCGCCTTCACCGAGGACGGCGCGCCGATGCGCGAGAGCTATGTCAACCTGATTCCCACGGTGGCCGGCGGCACCCACGAGGCCGGCCTGAAGGACGGCATGTTCAACGCCGTCAAGGGCTTCATCGAGCTGCATTCGCTGCTGCCCAAGGGCGTGAAGCTGATGCCGGACGATGTGTTCTCGCGCGCCAGCTTCGTGCTGTCGGCCAAGGTGCTGGACCCGCAGTTCCAGGGCCAGACCAAGGAGCGCCTGAACAGCCGCGATGCGCTGCGCCTGGTGTCCACCTTCGTGAAGCCGGCCATGGAGCTGTGGCTGAACCAGCATGTGGACTACGGCCGCAAGCTGGCCGAGCTGGTGATCAAGCAGGCCCAGGCCCGCCAGCGTGCGGGCCAGAAGGTGGAAAAGAAGAAGGGCTCCGGCGTGGCCGTGTTGCCCGGCAAACTCACCGATTGCGAAAGCCGCGACCTGTCGCTCAACGAGGTCTTCCTGGTCGAGGGTGATTCGGCCGGCGGCAGCGCCAAGATGGGTCGCAACAAGGAAACCCAGGCCATCCTGCCGCTGCGCGGCAAGGTGCTGAACGCCTGGGAGGTCGAGCGCGACCGCCTGTTCGCCAACAACGAGATCCACGATATCGCGGTGGCGATCGGCGTGGATCCGCACGGCGTGAACGACGAGCCGGACATGAGCGGGCTGCGCTATGGCAAGGTCTGCATCCTGAGCGACGCCGACGTCGACGGCTCGCACATCCAGGTGCTGCTGCTGACGCTGTTCTTCCGCCACTTCCCGAAGCTGATCGAGCGGGGCCACCTCTACATCGCCAAGCCGCCGCTGTTCCGGGTGGATGCACCGGCGCGCGGCAAGAAACCGGCCGCCAAGATCTACGCGCTCGACGAGGGCGAGCTGACCGCCACCCTCGACAAGCTGCGCAAGGAAGGCTGCCGCGAGAACGCCTGGAGCATCAGCCGCTTCAAGGGCCTGGGCGAGATGAGCGCCGAGCAGCTGTGGGAGACCACGCTCAACCCCGACACCCGCCGGCTGCTGCAGGTGGCCTACGGCACACTGGACTTCGCCGACACGCAGGCGTCCATCAACAAGCTGATGGGCAAGGGCGAGGCGCAGTCACGCCGCGAGCTGATGGAGCTGCACGGCGACGCGGTGGAAGTGGACGTGTGA